A window of the Lactuca sativa cultivar Salinas chromosome 7, Lsat_Salinas_v11, whole genome shotgun sequence genome harbors these coding sequences:
- the LOC111906898 gene encoding uncharacterized protein LOC111906898, which yields MMADSEKQVGAAVAMVVEEEEKERLIERVPVLDFDILCSTVAMKTNQGKWNKLEENYEEDGGEFGGGVFRMWEGDLLDCYDDRRLVLQSSFCPWYRFGENMRLAGFGSCFLQGFMYAILAGIALCNIVAFAVTKKHCFLYLGVFFALSLGTYMGFYRSKMRNKFNIKGSDGSLDDCVSHLICPCCTLAQESRTLEMNNVQDGTWHGRGDTMCIGTYVEGVKAFELIPPTIISIDSPKPFYMPKNTIVAQDSQPRV from the exons atgatgGCGGATTCTGAGAAACAGGTTGGTGCGGCGGTGGCGATGGTGGTTGAGGAGGAGGAGAAAGAGCGATTGATTGAGCGGGTGCCGGTGTTGGATTTTGATATATTATGTTCGACGGTAGCGATGAAGACGAATCAGGGGAAATGGAATAAATTGGAAGAGAATTACGAAGAAGACGGGGGAGAATTTGGAGGAGGTGTTTTCAGGATGTGGGAAGGCGATCTTCTTGATTGTTATGATGATCGTAGATTGGTTCTTCAATCATCCTT TTGCCCATGGTATCGATTTGGAGAAAACATGAGACTTGCTGGTTTTGGTTCTTGCTTTCTTCAG GGATTCATGTATGCAATCCTAGCTGGAATTGCTCTTTGCAACATTGTAGCATTTGCAGTCACAAAGAAGCATTGTTTCTTGTATCTTGGGGTCTTTTTTGCACTCTCCCTAGGAACTTATATGGGATTCTATCGCTCCAAAATGAGAAACAAGTTCAATATCAAG GGTAGTGATGGTTCTTTAGATGATTGTGTATCCCATCTCATTTGCCCTTGTTGCACCTTGGCTCAG GAATCAAGGACATTGGAAATGAACAATGTTCAAGATGGGACTTGGCATGGTAGAGGGGACACAATGTGTATAGGAACATATGTTGAAGGTGTCAAAGCCTTTGAGCTAATCCCTCCTACAATTATTTCAATCGACTCTCCAAAACCCTTTTATATGCCAAAGAATACTATTGTGGCCCAAGATTCGCAACCACGGGTCTAA